One genomic window of Quercus robur chromosome 6, dhQueRobu3.1, whole genome shotgun sequence includes the following:
- the LOC126688558 gene encoding pre-mRNA-processing factor 19-like, whose product MNCSISGEVPEEPVVSTKSGLLYEKRLIERHISDYGKCPVTGEPLTMDDIVPIKTGKIVKPRPLQAASIPGMLGMFQNEWDSLMLANFALEQQLHTARQELSHALYQHDAACRVIARLKKERDEARSLLAQADRQIPMSASMAANAPALSNGKRAAEDEEFGPGGKRIRPGISASIIGELTDCNAALSQQRKKRQIPPTVATVDALERYTQISSHPLHKTSKPGVVSLDIHYDKDIIATGGLDTNAVLFDRPTGQILSTLSGHSKKVTSLKFVARGDLFLTGSADKTVRVWQESDNGNYNCRQILKDHTAEVQAITVHATNNYFVTASLDSTWCFYELSSGLCLTQVVDSTDSSGYTSAAFHPDGLILGTGTSEAIVKIWDVKSQANVARFDGHVGAVTSISFSENGYFLATAAHDGVKLWDLRKLRNFRTFSPYDSETPTNSVEFDNSGCYLALSGSDIRVYQVANVKSEWNCIKTFPDLSGTGKASCVKFGPDAKYLAVGSMDRNLRIFGLPSEDGSLES is encoded by the exons atgAACTGCTCaa TTTCCGGCGAAGTGCCGGAGGAGCCGGTGGTCTCCACGAAATCCGGCCTGCTTTATGAGAAGCGTTTAATCGAGAGACACATCTCc GATTATGGAAAATGCCCAGTTACGGGGGAACCACTAACTATGGATGACATTGTTCCAATCAAAACAGGCAAG ATAGTGAAGCCCAGGCCTCTACAGGCTGCTAGCATACCTGGCATGCTCGGAATGTTCCAGAAT GAATGGGACAGTCTGATGCTGGCCAACTTTGCATTGGAACAACAACTACATACAGCAAGGCAAGAGCTCAGTCATGCTCTATACCAG CATGATGCCGCTTGCCGTGTGATTGCAAGacttaagaaagaaagagatgaagCAAGGTCACTACTTGCTCAGGCTGACAGGCAAATACCCATGTCAGCATCAATGGCAGCAAATGCTCCTGCACTTAGCAACGGAAAGAGAG CTGCTGAGGATGAGGAGTTTGGCCCTGGTGGAAAGAGAATACGTCCTGGGATATCTGCAAGTATTATCGGTGAGCTGACCGACTGTAATGCAGCTCTATCACAACAGCGCAAAAAGCGACAG ATACCTCCAACAGTGGCTACCGTTGATGCTTTGGAGAGGTATACCCAGATTTCTAGTCATCCACTTCACAAAACAAGCAAACCTGGTGTTGTATCTCTTGATATCCATTATGACAAG GATATAATTGCAACTGGAGGGCTTGACACAAATGCTGTCCTTTTCGATCGACCAACTGGACAGATCTTGTCTACACTCAGTGGTCATTCGAAAAAG GTTACGAGTCTAAAATTTGTTGCACGGGGCGATTTATTCTTGACTGGCTCTGCAGACAAG ACTGTACGCGTGTGGCAAGAGTCTGATAATGGGAACTATAACTGTAGGCAGATCTTGAAGGATCATACTGCTGAG GTGCAAGCTATTACTGTACATGCCACAAATAACTACTTCGTGACTGCTTCTCTTGATAGCACATGGTGCTTTTATGAACTTTCTTCTGGACTATGTCTAACACAG GTTGTGGACTCAACAGATTCTAGTGGATATACTTCTGCAGCATTTCATCCTGATGGTTTAATCCTTGGGACAGGCACTTCAGAAGCTATTGTTAAAATTTGGGATGTGAAAAGTCAG GCAAATGTTGCCAGATTTGATGGACATGTTGGGGCAGTAACTTCTATATCGTTCTCTGAAAATGGATACTTCCTTGCA ACTGCAGCTCATGATGGTGTTAAGCTGTGGGATCTACGCAAATTGAGGAACTTCCGAACTTTCTCTCCATATGATTCCGAAACCCCAACAAATTCTG TGGAGTTTGATAATAGTGGGTGTTACCTTGCGCTTTCTGGCTCGGATATAAG AGTTTACCAAGTTGCAAATGTTAAATCAGAATGGAattgtatcaaaactttcccTGATTTGTCTGGCAcag GTAAGGCAAGTTGTGTAAAATTTGGCCCGGATGCAAAATATTTAGCAGTAGGATCAATGGATAGAAACCTCCGCATTTTCGGCCTGCCTAGTGAGGATGGTTCGTTAGAATCATAA